From the genome of Geminocystis herdmanii PCC 6308, one region includes:
- a CDS encoding metal ABC transporter solute-binding protein, Zn/Mn family produces MTIFNNKILNFLLILTLFNLGGCNENKVEKDTSSISSEIENSASNPDENKLNLTVSILPQKYFVEKIGGELVSVNVMVGSGMVAETYEPLAQQLANLSQSSAYISIGVPFEQAWLEKIKSANPQIPVINSGEGIDKIPMIGHDHHDHDHGHKHNEDDHEKESLDPHIWLSPKLAKIQAQNIYNELVKLDPKNESIYRQNLDKFLAEIDELDQQITEKFAGINQRKFMIYHPAWAYFAQDYNLQQMSIELEGQEATSGELAKLITQAKKDNIRVVFAQPQFPSKTVDTFAREIGGEVILLDDLAENWSENLLQVADKLAQSMKDETSN; encoded by the coding sequence ATGACTATTTTTAACAATAAAATACTTAATTTTTTATTGATTTTAACGCTATTTAATTTAGGCGGATGTAATGAAAATAAGGTTGAAAAAGATACTTCTTCTATTAGTTCAGAAATAGAAAATTCAGCATCAAATCCTGACGAAAATAAATTAAATTTAACCGTAAGTATTTTACCACAAAAATATTTTGTTGAGAAAATAGGCGGTGAATTAGTTAGCGTTAATGTTATGGTAGGATCGGGTATGGTAGCAGAAACCTATGAGCCTTTAGCCCAACAATTAGCTAATTTGAGTCAATCTTCAGCTTATATTAGTATAGGAGTACCTTTTGAACAAGCATGGTTAGAAAAAATTAAGTCTGCAAATCCTCAAATTCCCGTGATTAATTCTGGTGAAGGTATTGACAAAATACCCATGATCGGGCATGATCATCATGATCATGATCACGGTCATAAGCATAACGAGGATGATCATGAAAAAGAAAGTCTTGATCCTCATATTTGGTTATCTCCTAAATTAGCAAAAATTCAAGCACAAAACATCTATAATGAATTAGTAAAATTAGACCCAAAAAATGAGAGCATTTATCGACAAAATTTAGATAAATTCTTAGCTGAAATTGATGAATTAGATCAACAAATAACAGAAAAATTTGCTGGTATTAATCAAAGAAAATTCATGATTTATCATCCAGCATGGGCTTATTTTGCTCAAGATTACAATTTACAACAAATGTCGATCGAGCTGGAGGGGCAAGAAGCCACATCAGGAGAATTAGCGAAGTTAATTACCCAAGCCAAAAAAGATAATATTAGGGTAGTTTTTGCACAACCACAATTTCCCTCAAAAACCGTGGACACTTTTGCTAGAGAGATAGGAGGTGAGGTTATCTTATTAGATGATTTAGCCGAAAATTGGTCTGAAAATCTCTTACAAGTAGCCGATAAATTAGCCCAATCGATGAAGGATGAAACCAGTAATTAA
- a CDS encoding Na+/H+ antiporter, whose protein sequence is MASSLHQFLIISDLTLNTFFAEISIEENLQQFLIVLSVSLSVATISRFSSWFRQIPYTLLLVIVGLGLAFVNIRLVDLSPELILEIFLPPLLFEAAWNIKWEELKKNFIPVILLATIGVIISIIGVSFSLSHFTSMPIAIALLVGASLSASDPVAVVALFRELGASKKLTTLLEGESLLNDGVAVVAFILLVGIPLGQNTFSFTDSIIQFTTFVGIGTAVGLLIGFGISYLTQRFDLPLVEQSLTLVSAYGVYLVTEKLGGSGVIGVVVVGLILGNFGSRIGMNPRTRLVVSEFWEFLAFLVNSIIFLLIGDQINFADLITHLDVIFVAIIALVVTRFIAIFILSYISNLITVNEINWREQTVLWWSGLRGSVSIALALSVPTILSQRQEVIETVFGVVLFTLLVQGLTTKLFLEKLNLIGNQVLKQEYSELLARRFALNKVLDYLKSIPLDQTPEIDPEFYGYEEKLIEGQLENIKEKIVDLQQKNPEFKTISMKKLKENLLNIEADTYAELILKGELNKDLSPILQEIIAKEQ, encoded by the coding sequence ATGGCTTCTTCACTTCATCAATTCTTAATTATCAGTGATTTAACTTTAAATACTTTTTTCGCAGAGATTTCTATTGAAGAAAATTTGCAACAGTTTTTGATTGTTTTATCTGTTTCTTTATCCGTTGCTACTATCTCTCGTTTTTCTAGTTGGTTTCGACAAATTCCCTACACTTTACTTTTAGTAATAGTGGGTTTAGGATTGGCATTTGTTAATATTAGATTAGTCGATTTATCTCCAGAATTAATCTTAGAAATATTTTTACCACCATTATTATTTGAAGCGGCATGGAATATCAAATGGGAGGAGTTAAAAAAGAATTTTATCCCGGTGATTCTTTTAGCTACCATTGGGGTAATTATTTCCATCATAGGGGTTTCTTTTTCCCTGAGTCATTTTACCTCTATGCCCATTGCGATCGCACTTTTAGTAGGGGCAAGTTTATCGGCAAGTGATCCTGTTGCTGTGGTAGCATTATTTAGGGAATTAGGTGCTAGTAAAAAACTAACAACTTTGTTAGAAGGGGAAAGTTTGTTAAACGATGGTGTTGCCGTTGTTGCTTTCATTTTACTGGTAGGAATACCCCTCGGACAAAATACATTTTCATTCACTGATTCTATTATTCAATTTACCACTTTTGTCGGCATTGGAACTGCTGTCGGCTTATTAATCGGCTTTGGAATTTCTTATTTAACCCAAAGATTTGATTTACCCTTAGTAGAACAATCATTAACATTAGTCTCCGCTTATGGGGTATATTTAGTAACAGAAAAATTAGGTGGTTCTGGGGTAATTGGAGTTGTGGTAGTGGGCTTAATTTTGGGCAATTTTGGCTCAAGAATTGGCATGAATCCCCGTACCCGTTTAGTCGTTTCTGAGTTTTGGGAATTTCTCGCTTTTTTAGTTAATTCTATCATCTTTTTATTAATAGGTGATCAGATTAATTTTGCTGATTTAATCACTCATTTAGATGTGATTTTTGTAGCAATTATTGCTTTAGTTGTAACGAGATTTATTGCCATTTTTATTTTATCTTATATTAGCAATTTAATCACAGTCAATGAGATTAATTGGCGAGAACAAACTGTTCTTTGGTGGAGCGGTTTAAGAGGTTCAGTTTCCATTGCATTGGCTTTAAGTGTACCTACAATTTTATCTCAACGTCAAGAAGTAATTGAAACAGTTTTCGGGGTAGTTTTATTCACTTTATTAGTACAAGGTTTAACCACTAAATTATTTTTAGAGAAGTTAAATTTAATTGGCAATCAAGTCCTTAAACAAGAATATTCTGAACTATTAGCCCGAAGATTTGCCTTAAATAAAGTCTTGGATTATTTAAAATCTATTCCCCTTGATCAAACTCCTGAAATTGATCCTGAATTTTATGGTTATGAAGAAAAGTTGATTGAAGGGCAACTAGAGAATATCAAGGAAAAAATAGTAGATTTACAGCAAAAAAATCCCGAATTTAAAACTATTTCTATGAAAAAATTAAAGGAAAATTTGCTTAATATTGAGGCGGATACTTATGCAGAATTAATTTTAAAGGGGGAATTAAATAAGGATCTTTCCCCCATTTTACAGGAAATTATCGCCAAAGAACAATGA
- a CDS encoding metal ABC transporter ATP-binding protein: MKPVIKLANIYVSYGKTDVLENINFQVNELDFIGIIGPNGAGKSTLLKTLLGLITPKSGDISIMDSPVSQGRKYIGYVPQVLEFDRAFPILVEDVVRMGRLSKKRLFHRYNSHDEKIVRHCLEQVGMIKLRSRSIGELSGGERQRVYIARALASQPQILLLDEPTANVDSKVQKNIYELLKELNEYMTILLISHDLGAISTHVKTIACLNRSLYYHQDKLITAQMIQETYQCPIDLIAHGIPHRVLSNHDQHN; the protein is encoded by the coding sequence ATGAAACCAGTAATTAAATTAGCAAATATTTATGTTAGTTACGGAAAAACTGACGTTTTAGAAAATATTAATTTCCAAGTAAATGAATTAGATTTTATCGGTATTATAGGACCAAATGGAGCTGGAAAAAGTACATTATTAAAAACTTTATTAGGCTTAATTACCCCTAAATCTGGAGATATTTCCATCATGGATTCTCCTGTTTCTCAAGGGAGAAAATATATCGGTTATGTACCTCAAGTGTTAGAGTTCGATCGAGCCTTTCCCATTTTAGTGGAAGATGTAGTGAGAATGGGAAGATTGTCAAAAAAACGTCTTTTTCACCGCTACAACTCCCATGATGAAAAAATTGTGCGCCATTGTTTAGAACAAGTGGGTATGATAAAATTACGATCAAGATCGATCGGTGAATTATCAGGAGGAGAAAGACAAAGGGTATATATTGCCCGTGCTTTAGCAAGTCAACCTCAGATACTATTATTAGACGAACCTACAGCCAATGTGGACTCTAAAGTACAAAAGAATATTTATGAGCTACTGAAAGAACTCAATGAGTATATGACGATTTTACTTATATCCCACGACTTGGGCGCAATTTCCACCCACGTTAAAACCATTGCTTGTTTAAATCGTTCTTTGTATTATCACCAAGATAAACTAATTACCGCCCAAATGATTCAAGAAACCTATCAATGTCCTATTGATTTGATTGCCCATGGTATTCCCCATCGTGTATTATCAAACCATGATCAACATAATTAG
- the fni gene encoding type 2 isopentenyl-diphosphate Delta-isomerase has translation MEHQDNLTNTQTRKDDHIRICLDEKVQFNQVKNGLEKYNFTHCCLPELNYADIDISTNFLGKTLATPILISSMTGGTENAQLINQRLAIIAQKYGLAMGIGSGRVIIEKPEVAKTFQVRSSCPDILLLANIGAVQLNYGYTWAECLKLVEILEADALILHLNPLQECIQPEGDTNFQGLLEKIGVLCEKISIPVIVKEVGNGINATMAEKLINVGVKAIDVAGAGGTSWAMVESERSDNYLKRELGKTFANWGISTADCVADIAQKYPDIPLIASGGIRNGLEVAKLLALGADMVGLAYPFLKSSIESIEALEQLVELLNAEIKTVLFCTGNKDISNLQQQGIMKN, from the coding sequence ATGGAACATCAAGATAATTTAACTAATACTCAAACAAGAAAAGATGATCATATTCGTATTTGTTTAGATGAAAAAGTACAGTTTAATCAAGTAAAAAATGGGTTAGAAAAATATAATTTTACTCATTGTTGTTTACCAGAATTAAATTATGCAGATATTGATATTTCTACTAATTTTTTAGGGAAAACATTAGCAACTCCCATCTTAATTTCTTCCATGACAGGAGGCACAGAAAATGCTCAATTAATCAATCAAAGATTAGCAATTATTGCGCAAAAATATGGTCTTGCGATGGGTATTGGTTCAGGTCGTGTTATCATTGAAAAACCAGAGGTAGCCAAAACTTTTCAAGTTCGATCGAGCTGTCCTGATATATTATTATTAGCCAATATTGGAGCAGTACAGTTAAATTATGGCTATACATGGGCAGAATGCTTGAAATTAGTCGAAATTTTAGAAGCGGATGCCTTGATTCTTCATCTTAACCCCTTACAAGAATGTATCCAACCCGAAGGAGATACCAATTTTCAAGGTTTATTGGAGAAAATCGGGGTTTTATGTGAAAAAATCTCGATACCTGTGATTGTCAAGGAAGTTGGTAACGGTATCAATGCAACAATGGCAGAAAAATTAATCAATGTGGGAGTCAAAGCCATTGACGTGGCTGGGGCTGGAGGTACATCCTGGGCAATGGTAGAAAGCGAAAGAAGCGATAATTATTTAAAACGAGAATTGGGCAAAACCTTCGCTAATTGGGGTATTTCTACCGCCGACTGTGTAGCAGACATCGCCCAAAAATACCCTGATATTCCTTTAATCGCTTCTGGGGGTATTCGTAACGGCTTGGAAGTGGCAAAATTGTTGGCTTTAGGTGCTGATATGGTGGGTTTAGCTTATCCTTTTTTAAAGAGTTCGATCGAATCTATTGAAGCCTTAGAGCAATTAGTTGAGTTACTTAACGCCGAAATCAAAACCGTGTTATTTTGCACGGGAAACAAGGATATAAGCAATTTACAACAACAAGGAATAATGAAGAATTGA
- the eno gene encoding phosphopyruvate hydratase translates to MLEQEPMLIEEITAREILDSRGKPTVEAEVRLSSGSVGLAQVPSGASTGSFEAHELRDEDPKRYGGKGVLKAVDNIIDKIEPALLDLDAFDQVGVDTAMINLDGSSNKKNLGANAILAVSLANAKAVAGELGIPLYRYLGGPLANVLPVPMMNVLNGGSHADNNVDFQEFMIMPVGAETFSEALRWGAEIFACLSKVLKEKNLLSGVGDEGGYAPNLGSNQEALDLLIQAIESAGYKPGTEVALAMDVAASEFCKNGQYTYDGSAHSPVEFINYLDELVAKYPIISIEDALHEDDWDSWKLLTDKLGSKIQLVGDDLFVTNMTRLQKGIDLGIANAILIKLNQIGTLTETMQTIELATRKGYRSVISHRSGETEDTTIADLAVATRAGQIKTGSLCRSERVAKYNRLLRIEHELGDRAIYAPQIGLGPLLK, encoded by the coding sequence ATGTTAGAACAAGAACCCATGTTAATTGAAGAAATTACAGCTAGGGAAATTTTAGATTCCCGTGGAAAACCTACTGTGGAGGCGGAAGTTCGTCTTTCCAGTGGTTCAGTCGGTTTAGCTCAAGTGCCTAGTGGTGCTTCCACAGGTAGTTTTGAAGCCCATGAATTACGAGATGAAGACCCGAAACGATACGGCGGTAAAGGTGTATTAAAAGCCGTTGACAATATCATCGATAAAATTGAACCTGCCTTACTTGATCTCGATGCCTTTGATCAAGTCGGAGTGGATACCGCTATGATTAACCTTGATGGTTCATCCAATAAGAAAAATTTGGGAGCAAATGCCATTTTAGCGGTATCTTTAGCTAATGCCAAAGCCGTTGCAGGAGAGTTAGGAATACCCCTTTATCGCTATTTAGGTGGTCCTTTGGCGAATGTGTTACCCGTGCCGATGATGAATGTTCTTAATGGTGGTTCTCATGCGGATAATAACGTGGATTTTCAGGAATTTATGATTATGCCCGTAGGTGCAGAAACTTTTTCTGAGGCTTTGCGTTGGGGTGCAGAAATTTTTGCTTGTTTGAGTAAGGTTTTAAAGGAGAAAAACTTGCTTTCTGGGGTAGGGGATGAAGGGGGATACGCACCCAATTTAGGTTCAAATCAAGAGGCTTTAGACTTGCTTATTCAGGCGATCGAATCTGCTGGTTATAAACCGGGTACAGAAGTTGCTTTAGCTATGGATGTAGCCGCTAGTGAGTTTTGCAAAAACGGACAATACACCTATGATGGTTCGGCTCATTCTCCTGTAGAATTTATCAATTACCTCGATGAATTAGTGGCTAAATATCCGATTATTTCGATCGAAGACGCTTTACACGAAGACGATTGGGATAGTTGGAAGTTACTCACCGATAAACTAGGCTCAAAAATTCAGTTAGTCGGTGATGATTTATTCGTTACTAATATGACTCGTTTGCAAAAGGGTATTGATTTAGGCATTGCTAATGCTATTTTAATCAAACTCAATCAAATTGGTACTTTAACGGAAACCATGCAAACTATTGAATTGGCTACCCGTAAAGGTTATCGCTCCGTTATCAGTCATCGATCGGGCGAAACTGAAGATACTACGATCGCCGATTTAGCCGTAGCTACTAGGGCGGGGCAAATTAAAACAGGTTCACTCTGTCGTAGTGAAAGAGTAGCAAAATATAATCGCTTACTACGCATCGAACACGAATTGGGTGATCGTGCTATCTATGCACCACAAATCGGTTTAGGACCACTTTTAAAATAA
- a CDS encoding type II toxin-antitoxin system VapC family toxin, with the protein MGNRYLIDTHIFLWWVFNDVKLDRLSREIISNPHNQIFVSSATAWEIATKYRIGKLPEAKELIDNYDQILQQARFYELNVTTAHALRAGLLSIEHRDPFDRMLMAQAELEKMPIITYDNAFRTGLISIIP; encoded by the coding sequence ATGGGAAACAGATATTTAATCGATACTCATATTTTCCTCTGGTGGGTATTTAATGATGTAAAATTAGATCGTCTGAGTCGAGAAATTATCAGTAATCCTCATAATCAAATTTTTGTCAGTAGTGCTACTGCATGGGAAATAGCAACTAAATATAGAATCGGAAAACTGCCAGAAGCAAAAGAATTAATTGATAATTATGATCAAATTTTGCAACAAGCCAGATTCTATGAACTTAATGTTACTACTGCTCATGCTTTACGAGCAGGACTTTTGTCTATCGAGCATCGAGATCCTTTTGATAGAATGTTAATGGCACAAGCGGAATTAGAAAAAATGCCTATTATTACTTACGATAATGCTTTTCGGACGGGATTAATTTCCATAATTCCCTAA
- a CDS encoding DUF4253 domain-containing protein has protein sequence MIGLELIKQYQTNGINYDVTTEDIIKKLEDWHHRFGITISDVSYDQVTVSFQVLPDNLQEMAIEIYEFCPDIIDQGFGCMDDMLAMMSESGQEIDEYTKALLVGVDLDNPDFGLKILINALKREKKVSLWWD, from the coding sequence ATGATTGGTTTAGAACTGATTAAACAATATCAAACTAATGGCATTAACTATGATGTAACCACTGAAGATATTATTAAAAAACTTGAAGACTGGCATCACCGATTTGGGATTACTATTAGTGATGTTAGTTATGACCAAGTAACAGTATCCTTTCAAGTATTACCCGATAATCTCCAAGAAATGGCGATCGAAATTTATGAGTTTTGTCCTGATATTATTGATCAAGGATTTGGTTGTATGGATGATATGTTAGCGATGATGTCGGAATCAGGTCAAGAGATTGATGAATATACAAAAGCGTTACTTGTAGGAGTTGATTTAGATAACCCTGATTTCGGGCTAAAAATTTTGATAAATGCCCTTAAAAGAGAAAAAAAAGTAAGTTTATGGTGGGATTAA
- a CDS encoding DNA methyltransferase — protein sequence MTNNHQDNLEKFIAFCQQHITGQERKEAQIFLDRFFQAFGYDGALEAGAKYEEAIKKGSKKKNTGFADLVWKPKLLIEMKKRGEDLSKHYAQAFEYWSRLVPDRPRYVILCNFDEFWIFDFDLQLDEPVDTVSIEDLGKRYSAFNFMARVESKPIFNNNQVDVTEKAGRRLGELFQILQQRLTPPLLNTYNATPPLLDTYNATPPLLDTYNATPPLLDTHNATPPLLDTHNATPPLLRGVGGDQTSIDPPKSPLEKGTSILKIQRFILQCVLAMFAEDRGLLPDSLFLRCVEECLEGASSYDILGGLFREMNHQGVTPAGKYQGVEYFNGGLFSIVDSIELTKPELEILETVAKQDWSKIRPAIFGNIFEGTVNAKERHSYGMHYTSEADIMKIVRPTISKYWEDLIDSANTVKELTNLQLQLQNYNVLDPACGSGNFLYVAYQELKRIEQLLLDKIKDKTKGKNQQINMSFVTPNQFYGMDINPFAVELAKVTLMIARKVAIDKFNLTEPALPLDSLDNNIICTDALFTDWIKADVIIGNPPFLGGHLIRLEFGDNYVEKLFNKFSNINKKIDFCTYWFRLAHENMKEKGRVGLVATNTISQGLARKASLDFILENNGYIYEAFSSQKWSGEAAVYVSIINWCYDQPTQYYLDNQIVNNINSSLTTSVDVTQAKKIKSNLNLCFKGIQPTGKGFIITEKEAQEWIKKDSKNKEVLKPFFDAKDLARNPHGKPSRWIIDFNNLSLESASNYLLPFNHVRINVKPERDNNRDKKLKQNWWLFAGSRAMLREAMDNFDICFAVPRVSKWSIFLPFKTDFLPADLNCIISSNDFYILGILTSKIHRIWVKAQSSTLKGDTRYTHTTCFETFPFPSVCPPAPNSGGVTTKKVPKLGDLGADKIVQQIRDKTIELHEYRTEQMERKSWGITQLYNAFFYEPSSKLYQLHQQLDKLVIKAYNFDENKDILEQLLSLNIAISKSEN from the coding sequence ATGACAAACAACCATCAAGATAACCTCGAAAAATTTATCGCCTTTTGTCAGCAACACATTACAGGGCAAGAAAGGAAGGAAGCCCAAATATTTCTCGATCGATTTTTTCAGGCTTTCGGTTATGATGGTGCATTGGAAGCTGGGGCAAAATACGAAGAAGCTATTAAAAAGGGTAGCAAAAAGAAAAATACTGGCTTTGCGGATTTAGTCTGGAAACCTAAGCTACTGATTGAGATGAAAAAGCGAGGGGAAGACTTATCGAAACATTATGCCCAAGCCTTCGAGTATTGGTCAAGACTTGTACCCGATCGACCCCGTTATGTGATATTATGCAACTTTGATGAATTTTGGATTTTTGACTTTGACTTACAATTAGATGAACCTGTAGATACAGTTTCGATCGAAGACTTAGGCAAACGCTACTCTGCCTTTAACTTCATGGCAAGGGTAGAAAGTAAACCCATCTTTAATAACAATCAAGTTGACGTTACCGAAAAAGCAGGAAGACGACTAGGGGAATTATTCCAAATCCTCCAACAAAGACTTACTCCCCCTTTATTAAATACATACAACGCTACTCCCCCCTTATTAGATACATACAACGCTACTCCCCCCTTATTAGATACATACAACGCTACTCCCCCCTTATTAGATACACACAACGCTACTCCCCCCTTATTAGATACACACAACGCTACTCCCCCCTTATTAAGGGGGGTTGGGGGGGATCAAACCTCGATCGATCCCCCTAAATCCCCCTTGGAAAAGGGGACTTCCATTTTAAAAATTCAACGTTTCATCTTGCAATGTGTTTTAGCAATGTTTGCCGAAGATAGAGGATTATTACCCGATAGCCTCTTTTTGCGTTGCGTAGAAGAATGCTTAGAAGGTGCGAGTAGTTACGATATATTAGGGGGTTTATTCCGTGAAATGAATCATCAGGGAGTAACTCCCGCAGGTAAATATCAAGGAGTGGAATACTTTAACGGTGGTTTATTCAGTATAGTGGATTCGATCGAACTTACCAAGCCAGAGTTAGAAATCCTCGAAACCGTTGCCAAGCAAGATTGGAGTAAAATTCGCCCTGCCATTTTTGGAAATATTTTTGAAGGCACAGTCAACGCCAAAGAGAGACATAGTTACGGAATGCACTATACCTCCGAAGCGGATATTATGAAAATTGTGCGCCCAACTATTAGTAAGTATTGGGAGGATTTAATCGACAGTGCAAATACTGTTAAAGAATTGACTAATTTACAACTCCAATTACAGAATTATAACGTATTAGACCCTGCTTGTGGTAGTGGAAATTTTCTCTACGTTGCTTATCAAGAATTAAAGCGAATTGAGCAATTATTATTAGACAAAATTAAGGATAAAACTAAGGGCAAAAATCAACAAATTAATATGAGTTTTGTGACTCCCAATCAGTTTTATGGTATGGATATAAACCCCTTCGCAGTGGAGTTAGCAAAAGTTACTTTAATGATAGCTAGAAAAGTTGCGATCGACAAGTTTAATTTAACCGAACCTGCGTTACCTTTAGACAGTTTAGATAATAACATAATTTGTACAGATGCTTTATTTACTGACTGGATAAAAGCCGATGTAATTATCGGAAATCCGCCCTTTTTAGGAGGACATTTAATTAGATTAGAATTTGGAGATAATTATGTAGAAAAATTATTTAATAAATTTAGTAATATAAATAAAAAAATTGATTTTTGTACATATTGGTTTAGATTAGCCCATGAGAATATGAAGGAAAAAGGAAGGGTTGGTTTAGTTGCTACAAATACAATAAGTCAAGGATTAGCAAGAAAAGCGTCTTTAGATTTTATTTTAGAGAATAATGGTTATATTTATGAAGCCTTTTCAAGTCAAAAATGGTCAGGAGAAGCAGCTGTTTATGTTAGTATAATTAATTGGTGTTATGACCAACCAACACAATATTATTTAGATAATCAAATAGTCAATAATATTAATTCTTCTTTAACAACTTCTGTTGATGTTACTCAAGCAAAAAAAATTAAAAGTAATTTGAATCTTTGTTTTAAAGGTATTCAACCAACAGGAAAAGGCTTTATTATTACAGAAAAGGAAGCTCAAGAGTGGATAAAAAAAGATAGTAAAAATAAAGAAGTATTAAAACCTTTTTTTGATGCTAAAGATTTGGCAAGAAATCCTCATGGAAAACCAAGTAGATGGATTATTGATTTTAATAATTTAAGTCTCGAATCTGCTAGTAATTATCTTTTACCTTTTAATCATGTTAGAATCAATGTTAAACCAGAAAGAGATAACAATAGAGATAAAAAATTAAAACAAAATTGGTGGTTATTTGCAGGAAGTCGTGCAATGTTGAGAGAGGCAATGGATAATTTTGATATATGTTTTGCTGTACCTAGAGTATCAAAATGGTCTATTTTTTTGCCTTTTAAAACTGATTTTTTACCTGCTGATTTAAACTGTATTATTAGTTCAAATGATTTTTATATTCTGGGCATTTTAACCTCAAAAATTCATCGAATCTGGGTAAAAGCTCAAAGCTCAACTTTAAAAGGGGATACTAGATATACTCATACCACTTGTTTTGAAACATTCCCATTTCCTTCAGTTTGCCCCCCTGCCCCCAATTCTGGAGGAGTAACAACAAAAAAAGTCCCCAAACTTGGGGATTTAGGGGCAGATAAAATTGTCCAACAAATCAGAGATAAAACGATCGAATTGCACGAATATCGCACTGAGCAAATGGAGCGAAAATCATGGGGAATTACTCAGTTATATAATGCTTTTTTTTATGAGCCTAGTAGTAAATTATATCAACTTCATCAACAGTTAGATAAGTTAGTAATTAAAGCGTATAATTTTGATGAAAATAAGGATATTTTAGAGCAATTATTAAGTTTAAATATAGCTATTTCTAAAAGCGAAAATTAA